In the Channa argus isolate prfri chromosome 6, Channa argus male v1.0, whole genome shotgun sequence genome, GGAGCCCTTTTTTGGCCTGAAACTGGCCACTGCATCTCTTTCTATATTGTTAGTGTTATAAAAGTTGCAGACCTGGATTAGTTggcattaaatgtaaaaaaaaaaaaaaatcaacagaataaaaacatcgATCCATGGGTCATAGCCATCACTGCACTCATTTATATTTGCTTTCATCTGTTAGATTATTTAAGGCAACTAATAACTTGTTTTAAACCCCTAATTCTATGACTCAAAACATCTTCATTTCAACCACTTTGGTGGCTTTGAGAGATTATCTGGGTTGATTGTTTCatataaataacattaacaaaGGCATATGGTATAAAACCCTCATGGGGTGAGTGGCTACACCAGTAAATTAAAACAAGGCTCTTCTAATTTTACTAATTGAATGAACCACAGAGCAAAAGAAATACTGCCCATTTTTTTAAGACATGATTTACGTTACAGTTTCTAGGCATTTATACTTATCATCTGTGCGcccaattaaaaagaaaaagttcaaaATGTGCACATAATATGCAGAGCATGTCAAAAGATTTAATCCACAACATCCTCAAATTGAAACAAAATGTCTGAATGGCTTCCTCACCGTGCAGCCCTTGAAAGGCCACAGTGTCGTATCACTGTGTTACCAAACAAGAGGGTTTATTCCCAAAGAGCAAAAAGgggaaggaaaagagaagaTAGAGTCTACTTGTTTTCTGAATGGAGAGTTTCAGAAGTACGAACAGGCCTTTCATACTGAGACAATGGCTCGTGTCCACCCTACTGCGCTCTCCCTGCTCCTCTCCCTCCCTATTCTCCGTCTCTCTCTATCTGCctctgagcacaaacacacagcacatccTGCTCAGCACAACACATCAGCCAAAAGTTCACTTCCTGCTCCTCAGCTCGTCTCCTTCACCGAAACCATATTCCCAGGATGTGCATTAACGGTTATTCGTACACTGAAATGGCCTTGAGACCCGCAAAAAGAGAAGCAAACGTTTCCCCTTTCTACAGATACACAGCACcacagccccacacacacacacacacacacacacacacacacacatacacgcacctCTGTCTGTCATACACCATAATGCAATTAAGCACATTTCGAGCACAGAAACGTTCAAGCACTATCAATGCTCTTTCCTCCTGCACAGATTTGAAGTGACAGTGGAAacactttgtgttattttaatggTGTAAGGCAgggaaaaggaggagacagaTTGTCATTGGAGTGAATGACAGGGAGCAAGGAGAGTGAAATTCCCACGGCTGTACACACATTTATAGACCATGTTCTTGCTAgcattatttcatttaaactaTTCCTTAGTTGTTGTGTCCTGAGTGTTTGTACATCTGGCAAACTGTCTGACTCAGGTCCAAAGAGTTCACTAACCTGTGACAAGGGTCAAACAATAGGACTGAACATGACGAGAAGCGCTGATAATGCACCACATCTTGTGGGCAGAGACTTCCAAGCACTACACTCATTGCCGAGATTCATCTTGTGGTTGAGACTAAAGATCAATGCCACCGTGCTCACTAAGCTGTGGTTCCATAGTTAACAAACAGCCAGTTAAGATACTACCAAAATGACTTGTGTTCTAGAAATGGAATTGGTCAGAGTGTCACAAGTGAGGATAACACAGAAGAAAACGTATACCATagagtaaaaaatgaaaaaagttaatgTCACATATAATCTCTCCACAAACTGTAACAACAAAtttataaacacagaaataaccACAGGTTTAACACAGGACATGAGCCCTGTTAAtaagaaaaagttaaaaagaaaagtgagtgtgcttgtatgcatgtgtgtccgtgtacagtatgtattattgttttatcttttcttcttcttcttcttcttttttttttttttttttttttttttgaaggctTACTAAAGCTTAGCATCCCGTGCTGGGTTCAGTCCTGAGGTAAGCACCAGTTTCACGTGCGCTGCTTTCAGTTCGAATCGAAATGACGTAAAAAGGAAAGGAAGTGAAAGGTAACAACACGTCTGATATGATCAGGTGCCACAGAGGAGAAACCCTTAAATTATtggtacattaaaaaaaaaaaaaacacaccatccCAAAAGGCAGGcactttggtttgttttttttttttaagcctttaaGACTCACTACGTCTGTCACAGTGTATTTATGGCTTTAGTCTTCACATTCACCCACTGAGGTTGGCATTGGCACTATAGTGGTCAGAAAATTCTAATCCGTATCATAGACCagtaaaagtggaaaaaaaaaaacaagagacaaagaaaaacaataaaaaaaaaaggaaaagaccaGCATGTActttgaaataaacatttaaagacaagAATGTGCCTTCAACCCACAACCTTTAAgtgctcttttgttttcaagCTGGAGAAAACTGCCTGCTCAGCCAACAcagaaatatgtcattttttttgtttccgcCTTTGATACCAGCGGGCATGGGAGGCGAGGCCCAAGAGACATTTGCTAAGCCGGGACACGATGTTAATAAGTGGATCAGAGGGGTAAGATGGCAGGCATGAAATGGGACATGGTGCTGGCAAACAGTGCGAATTGTCCAGGAGAAAGTGAGATTTCACAGGGATTACTGAGGCACAGCAGCTGGGCCGTGCTGTTCACCCGCTGGCTTGCAGGAAAGACCTCTTCTTGCGCTTGCATCGCTGACAGATTAGCGGCTCgatatgggtgtgtgtgtgtgtgtgtgtgtgtgtgtgtgtgtgtgtgtgtgtgtgtgtgtgtgtgcttgtgtgtgcaggaggagggagtgtgtgtgcgtgtgctgtGCTGAGCAGCGTTGAGGCGAAGGGCTGAGAGCAGCGTCTCACTTTGGCCTGTCAACAGTAGCTGGGCTCCCCAAAAACTGACTAAAGTGGAGGGGAGGTCAAAGTAGAGGTCAGACAGCAGAGCAGGACAGAGTCCAGTAATGCATGTGCTCCGAATAATCATGCCCCTATTAATCATCAGGCTGCTATGAATGGAGTAATAGCTCCTGACAGTAAATGACAGATTTCCGTGTCATTAATTCTGACATGGTCCCTGCGTCTCTTTTCAGCTGCATCCATGAACGTAAATATTACATTCATAGCCAACGCCCACGCTTCATCCACACCATGAGATGAGGCTACACTCATCGTGAACAGGGATTAGTGTGTCATCCTTTGGGTATGTGCAATCATGTCCCAGTTATGAGATCACAGGGGCCGTGCTTGCTGCGTCCTAACAATAAGCGAAGGCTAAAAGATGAAACTGAAAAGAGGAAGTAGGTTTACACACTAAGCGTCGAGCTGATTACGCTACCATTACTGTCATTTCTTATGAGCCTTAATCCACGACAAATATGTGTAGGAGCGggttatttttaacataaattgTGAAGCACTTTTCCCGAAATGCTAAAGCAATTGCTCTTATGACTCAGTCATTTCCTTTGCCACTTGGGGAAGCAGGAACATGATGGGAAGAAGCTGAAGGGTGAAATACATACACTGTCCAGTATCCccactccaaaaaaaaaaaaaaatgtacaaaacaaaatagaaagaaGAAGTAGAAAGTTTGTATCCTCCGACTACTTTAAGGTCCAGAAGAGTTTTTTCATTTGGTAAAAGTTTCACTCAGGTCTGGACACAAACCCTGAATCATGTCCTTatgtgcttttacattttttttttttttctacacaggTGATACATACTAGTACACAGGTTTAGGGTCAGATTGCAACATTTCCTTGCAACAGTTTTCTCTTTGGATTTCATTatcatacaaaaaataaataaaacaatttcattttggCTTTCAATTTGTCACTTTGGCTCAATggctggaatttttttttttttaaccatttctttgcatatactgtacataaatactGTACTCATTTAAGCAAGTGTCCCTTGGTCACGGAATAGCACAGGCCTCCTTTGGGAAGGAGGACTTTAAGATACATTAGATGTACTGTATGGAGAGGCACTTACAGTCTACACATGTTGGTGTGCATCAGCAGACCAATTCCTTTTGGCCTGAGTCTGAGGTGCAGAGAAGATACTGAATTGAGGTGAATGGCTTTAGAATACTGCaaactgtgtgtgcacacagaccTATCGGTGACTGCCACGTTTGTACAGCTCAAATGTCTTAGCTGGGTGAGTAGCGGTCAATGGTGCGTGCGTCAGAGAGGGCCTGTGGGGCAGGGGGCAGGGGCTGGCCCAGGACGTCCATCTTGTCGTGGGTAAGACCCAAGTGCTCCGAGGCCAGTTTGGACAGTGGGTAGAGGCTCTCTATGGCCTTGGCATCAGCTACCAGTTGCTGCTGGGCTTGGATCAGAAGATCATTGGCCTTCTCCTGCTTCAGCCCCAGATGCTCTGCTGCATATTTACTCAGAGGATAGATGCCCTCTGCAAAGTCCAGCTTCAGTTTCCCATCGGTGGTCAGACCCCCCACTGTTCCTCCACTGCTGTGCATCTTCATGTGGCTAATGAGGTTGCGCTGCTGGGCAAACTTTCCCCCACACACCTGACATTCATAGGGCTTCTCGCCAGAGTGGATGCGCATGTGCTCCGTGAGGCGATACTGGCGAGTGAAACGCATGCCACAGGAGTCACAGGCAAAAGGTTTAAGGCCGAGGTGGCTGCGCATGTGACGCGTCATGGTGCCACGCTGCGTGAACTTCTTGCCACAGATGCTGCAGGGGTAAGGACGCGTAAGCCAGTGGGTCTTCTCATGCTGACGCAACGTAGCTGGATCTTTGTAGGACTTTTCACAGGTGGAACAGCGGTAAGGTCGGACCATCTCCCCGATGCCGCCTGAACCCAGGCCGTGGCTCGACTTGGTCTCCAGATGGGACAGATTGTtcaagctgctgctgttcagGCTGCCATAACCGTTTGTATTATTGCTCATGTttttggtgctgctgttgttgctgtttcctATCTCCCCACCAGAGTTGCCGTACAGCTcctcttctgtgtgtgtctccacgtGTGCATTGAGCTGCTCCGAGCTCGGGAAGCCCTTATCACATGGAATGCATACATACAGATTGTCCCCGAAGCTCTCTGGCTCGTAAGGCAGGTGGAACCTCCCCATTGGTCCCGATGGTGACGGTCGGCCTTCACTGCTGCCTGTCTCCTCTGTGCCTGACCCGCTCTTGTCGTCAGCTCCTTCGCTCTCCTCCCCGGCCTTATGGTGGTTATGATGCTGGTCACCGTTTTCAgccccctcctcctcatcttcatcctcatcttcatcttcaggTGTGTATTGTATTGGTTCATGTTTCACCCAGCGGTAGATGTTGCCAGCCTCTCCAGCATCCGTAGGGGTGTCAGGGCTGGGGGGGCACGGGTAGCGATCTGTGCCTTGGGAGCCTGAGCGATGCAGGTGGGGAAGGTGGGGGCCTAGAGCCTGGTTGAGATGTTGGAAAGGTGGAGGAGTAAGGGGGCCTCCCTGGTCGGTGGACTCCATCTTTTCTGAGGGGAAGGCCCTTCCGTTTTTCCCCTGCATGGGACTAGTGCTCAGAGTCTCGTCTCGCTCCTCATCATTGTGAGTGCTTGCCAGATGGGACTGAGAGGGTGTGTGCTGAGAATGGGAGTTGGGGCTTTTCTTGGAGAGATCAAGGCCAAAGTTGGGGGAGCAGTTCCTCTCAGGGTGGGCCGAGCGACCAAGCTGGGCAGGCAGAGCTGACTGCACGGAAGGGAACACCTGGGAGCCCTGGGTGGCAGAGGGAGCATACAGCTCCCCAGCATGGATGGCTAGTCGATGGGGAACTAGCTCCTCTAGTGGTGGTGCCCGGGGTGCATGGCTATTTAAAATTCCTCCTGGAGGGCAGGCCTGAATGACAGGAGTTGAAACCCTATATCTGCCACCACTCCCTAAACCCATGCTATTTGGCCCCATTTTGGGGTAGGGGAGAAATGCAGGACCTGGGCGGGGAGGGTACTTGCCATTTCTTTTCAGCTTCTTTTTGCACAAAGCAACTAAGTCAAGCAGCTGAAGGTAGCTGGCTGCTGCCAAGACAGCAGCTAAATTGGGTTCAGCGGGAGAAGTGGGGTCTCCGTCACTAAGTCGGCCGGTGTAGATGTAGTCCAGAATGACCCTAAACACCCCTGGACTCACCATCTCATTGTCGAGGTTGATGAGATTGTCATGGACCACCAAAGACTTCAAGTAGAGACTGCTGGCAGCTAGAATGTTCTTGTGAGCTCTGAAGAGGGCGTTCTGAACCACAATGATAACGTCACACAGGAAGCCCTTGGTGCGCTGGCTGTTGAGCTGCAGGAGGAGATCCCTAGCATGACTTGGAACTTCCATGGCATCCAGCATTGTCTTCAGTCCACCACCTGCAACAACAGATATCTGTAAAAAGTCATGCAGCAGTCAAGTCCCCAATATAGTCTGCCGTGTTTTACACCCCTGTAATTACcgttttttaaataagaaaaacacgTCAGAGTATAATGTTACTTATTTGAGAGTTTTGAAGCCTTTTGCCTGAGACCCTGCTAAATCAAAAATAGAAGGAAGAAAGAACATTGTATGAGTaatgtaagaaaaatatttagcttttttttttttaatggatagAATTATGGGACACAATCTAGGATTAATTCAACaatttaattgcattttctgCTCAGcatatttgcaattttattaTTCTAAACATTTACACAATTGTGTATCAGGTCATGAACACGTGCAAAATGccgaatttgtgtgtgtgtgggaagtgCAAGTGAAGGCCACTCAAGAGAAATGAACTTTTGCTAAAGGTGAGCCGTGGCAATGGTTTTCACATTGCCAGGAATTCAAGTCCACGCGGTCACTTCCTCTGCAGCGAACAGAAAGACAGTAATAAGCAAAGTCAGAGAGCCGcagatatatattttgtaactgCCGCCTTTCCGATAAAGTATTCCAGAAGTGGTGCGCGGAGTTTAAACAAAGCACAAGATGAATGTTTCACAAGTATGATGTACAGCAGGTATAAACCTGTGGGGGAAGGACACATCCAAAAAAAGACAGGTCTGTCAGCTCCCCTCTCTGCCCAGTCATATAAGGAACACGGAGCGCGCAGTAAATCAGCACTAGTCGGCTCAATACTTTACATTGAGatgagctacacacacacacaaacacacacacattcaaacatcaACACTAATTGTTCCATCAAGCCTAAAATAAACTATATCAGCTGCATACATAAAACACCATGTATTGTTCAATCTGTGGCATCTGAGGATAGTTTACTTacgagattaaaagtctcaaaCTATCCCCCGGGGCTTAGTCTCACTGATGGGAAACAAGCATCTAAATAAATATCATGTCATCTGTCTGATCACAGTTTTCCTGACACCAGCTCATTCACTTCTTGTTTATTTCATTCACTGTACATGCTCAGCACCCGAAAGGGGAAAtagaaattaagaaaagaaaaaaaaaatgcagtgctACGCAATTCTGATGTATCCAGAATAAAATCTAATCCAACTATTATTCCCCAGCTGCCTTGATGCTAACAAACGCCCAAGATCCGAGGCCCCTCCATAACAACATTGTAGTGGTGTAGTTCTGTAAAATGCATGTTCAGCATCAGGGCCGATACATTAGAAGGAAATGTCATTGTTGAtgaagtggaaagtgaaaagtCAGGATAAGAGTGACGTCCAGCTCGCGATCGTGACGTGGACGGTCATCAAAACGGAAGAAAGACATATCAGtgcttctattttattttttattttgaaggctgCTCAGACATGACCAATATTATTCATTATCGGGTCCGAAATATGTAAAAAGTAATGAATTAAAAGGCAGGTTCGCTACGTTTACACTC is a window encoding:
- the hic1 gene encoding hypermethylated in cancer 1 protein isoform X2; amino-acid sequence: MLDAMEVPSHARDLLLQLNSQRTKGFLCDVIIVVQNALFRAHKNILAASSLYLKSLVVHDNLINLDNEMVSPGVFRVILDYIYTGRLSDGDPTSPAEPNLAAVLAAASYLQLLDLVALCKKKLKRNGKYPPRPGPAFLPYPKMGPNSMGLGSGGRYRVSTPVIQACPPGGILNSHAPRAPPLEELVPHRLAIHAGELYAPSATQGSQVFPSVQSALPAQLGRSAHPERNCSPNFGLDLSKKSPNSHSQHTPSQSHLASTHNDEERDETLSTSPMQGKNGRAFPSEKMESTDQGGPLTPPPFQHLNQALGPHLPHLHRSGSQGTDRYPCPPSPDTPTDAGEAGNIYRWVKHEPIQYTPEDEDEDEDEEEGAENGDQHHNHHKAGEESEGADDKSGSGTEETGSSEGRPSPSGPMGRFHLPYEPESFGDNLYVCIPCDKGFPSSEQLNAHVETHTEEELYGNSGGEIGNSNNSSTKNMSNNTNGYGSLNSSSLNNLSHLETKSSHGLGSGGIGEMVRPYRCSTCEKSYKDPATLRQHEKTHWLTRPYPCSICGKKFTQRGTMTRHMRSHLGLKPFACDSCGMRFTRQYRLTEHMRIHSGEKPYECQVCGGKFAQQRNLISHMKMHSSGGTVGGLTTDGKLKLDFAEGIYPLSKYAAEHLGLKQEKANDLLIQAQQQLVADAKAIESLYPLSKLASEHLGLTHDKMDVLGQPLPPAPQALSDARTIDRYSPS
- the hic1 gene encoding hypermethylated in cancer 1 protein isoform X1, which translates into the protein MIIKGDLDRMAEDIGHAGGGLKTMLDAMEVPSHARDLLLQLNSQRTKGFLCDVIIVVQNALFRAHKNILAASSLYLKSLVVHDNLINLDNEMVSPGVFRVILDYIYTGRLSDGDPTSPAEPNLAAVLAAASYLQLLDLVALCKKKLKRNGKYPPRPGPAFLPYPKMGPNSMGLGSGGRYRVSTPVIQACPPGGILNSHAPRAPPLEELVPHRLAIHAGELYAPSATQGSQVFPSVQSALPAQLGRSAHPERNCSPNFGLDLSKKSPNSHSQHTPSQSHLASTHNDEERDETLSTSPMQGKNGRAFPSEKMESTDQGGPLTPPPFQHLNQALGPHLPHLHRSGSQGTDRYPCPPSPDTPTDAGEAGNIYRWVKHEPIQYTPEDEDEDEDEEEGAENGDQHHNHHKAGEESEGADDKSGSGTEETGSSEGRPSPSGPMGRFHLPYEPESFGDNLYVCIPCDKGFPSSEQLNAHVETHTEEELYGNSGGEIGNSNNSSTKNMSNNTNGYGSLNSSSLNNLSHLETKSSHGLGSGGIGEMVRPYRCSTCEKSYKDPATLRQHEKTHWLTRPYPCSICGKKFTQRGTMTRHMRSHLGLKPFACDSCGMRFTRQYRLTEHMRIHSGEKPYECQVCGGKFAQQRNLISHMKMHSSGGTVGGLTTDGKLKLDFAEGIYPLSKYAAEHLGLKQEKANDLLIQAQQQLVADAKAIESLYPLSKLASEHLGLTHDKMDVLGQPLPPAPQALSDARTIDRYSPS